Genomic window (Pseudomonas azadiae):
TTTTTCTGACGAGTCTCCCGGCGTGATCGCGCTCGTAGTGGGTGATTAGCTGACTGCCGTCGTCGCCGTGTTCGGTCTTTTCTTGCAGGTTGCCGTTGAGGTCGTAGACGTAGGCGCTGCGCTGGCCGTCAAAGCCGATTTCCTGCTGGATGAGGCCGTTGTTGTGGTACTGGAGTCGGTAGGTTTCGCCTGATTCGTTTTCGATTTCGGTCAGCAATAACCTGGCGTTGTCGTAGCGGTAGTTGACCTGGGTGCCGTCGGCGTTGATGCGGCGGCTGATCAGGTGCAGGCCGTCAGCGTATTCGTAGCGGGTGACGTGGCCCAGTTCGTCGCGTTCGGAGGTAATTTTGCCGTAGGGGTTGTAGCTGTATTCCCGCGTAGCCCCGCCGGGCTGAGTTAGTTTCAGCAAACGACCTGCGGCATCCCACTGATACTGCGTCAGCGCGCCGCGTTCATCTTCGCGCGCAATCTGCCGGCCTAGATCGTCATAGCGATAACGCTTGATTCCGCCATTCGGCAGCTGCTCTTCCAGCAACTGCCCGCGCGCATTCCATACCAAGCGATGGCAGCTGTGATCGGGATGCCAAACCCCAACCAGCTGGCCGTATTTGTTGTAGCTGTAGTCCGTAGAGTTGCCGTCAGGATCGGTCCTGCGCGTGACGTCGCCCTGATCATTGCGCTCGTATTTCCAGACCGCTTCACCGCGTCGCACCACCCGTACGAAACCGTTGTCATGCTCGTAGGTCGTCGGTTCATCGTCCCCCGGAAACAACGCCACCAAGCGCCCGGCTTCGTCGTACTGATACGCGGTGATTGCCCCGAGCGGGTCCTGCTCAACCGTCAGCCGACCTTTGTCATCGTAGGATTTGAAGTGTTGGGCGCCATCCGGATCAATGCGCTGCACCAGCCGCGCACGATCATCGTGCACGTAGACTTCCTGGCTGCCATCGGCGTTGAAAACCATGACACTGCCGTTGTCATCCCAGACATACCGCGTGTCCATCTGCGAAAAACTCGCCCAATGCCGAACACACCGCGCCGCCTTGCCAGCTCGTTCCCACTCCCAATAGAAACTGGCCCCACCGGCCAAACCACGCTCAAGAATGACGTGCTGTTCGTCGTACCGATAAACCTCGCTTTCGCCTACCGCATTGGTCGCCGAGACCAACCGTCCAAGGTCGTCATACGCGTAGGAAACAACGTTCTGCTCCGTCACCCAGACAAACGGACCGTCGTCGACCGCCCGCTCAATCTGGTAATCCACCGCGACAATGCGGCCCGACGCGTAGCGCAAAAACAGCGAGCGCCCGACACCGTTATCAACCCGCTCAATACGCCCCAAAAAATCCCGGGAAATACGCAGCCGGTTGTCATACGCATCGCTGATCGAGAACAGCACGCCATCGCGGAAGTGATAGAAACGCGACGCCTGAGCCAGCACCAACTCATCCGGGGACAAGCCCAAATAAATTGCCGCTTCCGCCAAGCTATTGGTAATCGCCGGCCGAGCAACAGTCGGCAAGGGCAGGGTGGTAGACCGGTTCTCGTGGTCCGTCCACACCACCGAGTCACCGGAAACCCTCAGCCGATGCGATAAAGAATGACTCCAACCAAACCCCAACCCACAATCCACTTCCACCGCACTGGTGCGGTACAACCGGGTCCACTCAAACAGCAAAACCCCGTCCAGCACACCATCGGTCAGCGTCAGCAGTTCCTCGCCCGTGACCATCGACACCGGGCAACCGTTAGTGGACGTCTTGTCCGAAGACGTCGCAGCATCGCCATTCGGGTTTCGAGCAACAGCAGGCACATCGTCCACAGGCTCCTGCCGCACCAACACCGTCCGCTGTGACTTGTTGCGCACCACCGGCACCGGGTTCGAAACCAACTGGTCCCCAGCCTTCAACGGCACAGCCGGAATCGTCTTGATCGGCGTCGCCGCGCTCTCCAGCAGCAACGGCCTGGCCGCTTCCAGATGCGGTTCCAACCCCGGCACTACAAGCTGATCCGCCAGCATCTGCAGCCACTTGCGTACACGGTCAGACTTGATATGCCCTAACACCTGTGCGCCCAGGCGCACGCCCACACCCATGGCCCCGGCAACCCTCACCAGCAGCAAGTTGATCAACACCTCGCCAGTGATTTCCCCCATCACCTCGCTCATGTCCTGCGGCGGCAACATCCGTATCCAACTGGCTATTGCCGCCACATAGATAAACAACAGCGGCTCATCACTGAGCACAAGCAGGCCCTGCGCAACAGCGTCTTTGCCCAGCTTCAGCAGCTCGTCGAGTTCGGCCTGAGAGATGTACTGCAGCCACTTCTCACTGTTGGCCTTGAGGTCCGCCAGCACGTCGTACAGTTGCGTGAAATTGTCCCAAAGGCTGTAAAGCGCCTTGCCCATTCCATGAAGAAACGCCGTCTCCATCATCCTGCGCTGATCAAGCGGACTGGCCTGCGTATAGTCCTTCCACTGGGCTTCGAAGGTGCCTGTCCACTCTTTACGTAGGCGAGCTTCCAAACCCTCAATCACAGCCTGATAGGACGCATACAGTGTCTTGACGTGATCCTTGGAAACATTGGGATAAAAACTGATCCGATACTTCTGATTGCGATCACACTCGTCGATTTCGAGAATGCCGCTCGGGCCGATGGTTTTGTGGATAGGCTCGCCCAGTGGGCGGCCGCCCGGGTCAACGCGTTGCAGCATCACCGGCGTGTTGCCGATGGGCACAAAGCGTGTGCTCTGGAACATATGCACCAAGGTCAATTTGCCATTGGCCTGGCAACTGGCGACGGTACTGCTGGGATAAAGCGAACGGTTGACCGGCGCCACCAGCGCCACTTCATCCCCAACCGTGAGCACCTGCTCAACATCCAGCGCCGAAAAGCTCCAGAAACTGTCGGCCCACGTGTCGAACGTACTCAAGCATTCCCGAAAATCGCGGAAAACCCCCTCGACGTCGACCGTCTTCACATCCATTGGGGTCAGGGCCAGCCGGCCAATGGCCGGGTTCAAGACACAGCTCCAGTAACAAAAAAATCCATCTGCACTCCCTCGCGCTGTGTATTCAGGCGAGGGACTTTGCAGCGGTTTTCAGGGCTGGGCAGTAGAGGTTGTCTGGCGCTTGCGTGGGACGTTTCAACAGCCTTGCGTAGCCTCCGGACCTGGTACCTGATTCGGCAGGCCGACGAACCCCGGTTAGACTTACCTGTCGATATCTGCAAGTCTCGGTCTGTCGTTTTTCAAGGAAGCCCCATGTATTCAAGCCGTCTGATCTGCTGCCTCGCAGCCTTGCTGGTGCTGGCGGGCTGCTCCACCTCGCGCAACCCCCAGCAACCCGAGCGCAGCGAGGCCGAGGTGAAGGCGCAGATCGTGCGCCTGCTGCCGGCCAAGGTGCCGGACCGCAATGGTTGGGCCCAGGACATCTACACTGCCTTCGATACTCAGAAAATCTACCCCAGCACCGAGAACATTTGCGCCGTGCTGGCGGTGACCGAGCAGGAATCCACTTTCCAGGTGGACCCGCCCGTGCCGAACATGGGCAAGATTGCCCAGGACGAGATCCTGCGTCGTGCCGGCAAAATCCACGTGCCGGCGTTTGTCGTGCGCAGCGCACTTCAGTTGCGCTCGCCCACCGGCAACACGTACGCCGACCGCTTGAGTGCAGCACGCACGGAAAGGGACCTGAGCGGCATCTTCGATGACTTCATCAGCATGGTGCCCTTGGGCAATACCCTGTTTGGCGGTTTCAACCCGGTGCATACCGCCGGCCCGATGCAGGTCAGCATCGACTTTGCGCAGAAACAGGCACGGGGTTATCCCTACACGGTAGACGGCAGCATTCGCCGCGAAGTGTTCACCCGCCGTGGCGGCATGTACTTCGGTATCGCGCATCTGCTCGGCTACCCGGTGAACTACGACCAACCGCTGTATCGCTTCGCCGACTTCAATGCCGGGTGGTATGCCAGCCGCAATGCCGCGTTCCAGGCCGCCGTCAGCCGCGCATCGGGCGCCGATCTGGCCCTGGATGGCGATCTGATCCGCTACGGTTCGCTGCTGCCCGGCACCACTGAACTGGCGGTGCGTTCCCTCGGGGCGAAGCTGGATATGCGCAACCCGAGTATCCGCAGCCAGTTGGAGCAGGGCGAGCAACCGGATTTTGAAGAGACCACGCTCTACAAGCGCGTGTTTGCGCTTGCCGACAAGGCTGCCGGCAAGCCGATGCCACGGGCGATCCTGCCGGGCATCGTGCTCAAGAGCCCCAAGATCACCCGCAACCTCACCACGGCGTGGTTTGCCAAGCGCGTGGATGAGCGGTATCAGCGCTGTCTGAAGCGCTGATCAGAGGCGGCGTTTGACAAAACGTCGCCACAGCCACACCCACAACCACACCACCGGGAACGACAGGATCACGAACGGCAGCACGTAGCTTGAGCGTTCCAGGGCGTCGGCTGTGCCTTCCACCAGGTTGTCGCCCAGGTTGCTGAACATGCGGCTGAACCGTGACGGCTGGTTCGCGCCGTCGGAGGAGCGGAAGTTCAGGGTCACGCGGTTGGTATCGAGGCGGCGTTGCTGGCCGGCGGCGGCTTGGACCAATTCCTGCAGCTCGTTCTCGATGCCCGCCTGTTCCTTGCTCAAGGCGATCAGGTCACTGACGGTGATGTCCTTGCGCTTGGCCAGTTCGTCGAGCCGTTGTTGCTGGGCCAGCAGGCGTTCCTGGCGGCGGCGTACATCGGCGACGGCATCCGCCAGGTCCTCGGCGGTGGTGACGCGCTGGCCGAGCTTGCCATCTTCGGTTGCCATCGCAACCATGGGCTCAACGCCCGTCGGTGCGATGCGCAGGATGATCTGGCCGCCGCTGCCGTCTTCGGTGATGCCGAGGATATTGCAGGCGCCGAAGCGTGCCGTTTCGCAGGCCTCGCGGGTGGCCTGCATGCGCGGTGCGAGCAGGGCGCCGGGCAGGGCCAGGCTCAGTTCGTGCTCGTAGGCCAGCTGTGCGCCGGCACGACTTTGCTCGCCGTTGATCACCCTGGCGCGAGAATTGTCCTTGGGCGAACAGCCGACCAGGGCCAGGCCGGTTATCACGATCAATAAGCCTGTGCGAAGTGGATGGAGATTGCCGTCCAGATGGCGCATTGCTGTTCCTTGGGATCAGGGGGGGATTGGATGGCGATTAAAGCGGGTCTGGTGGATTAACGCAAAGCATCCCATGGGATTTGCATGGTTGATGGTGATGGCTGCCGGCTGGGGCTTGGCGTACACCTCAAGCCTGACGCTAAGGAAGCATTCGCCATGATCGCCCACGCCGTGCCCGAAGGTTTTGTCTCGCTGCCCCGCAGCAGCCCCCTGCTTGATCTGCTGGGCCCGGCGTATTGCCGGGGTGAAGGCCTGCAATTGGAAATCGCCCTGCGTGCCGACAATCGCCATGCCAATGGCCGCGGTACGGTGCATGGCGGGGTATTGGCGACCCTGGCGGATGTCGGCATGGGCTATGCGATGGCGTTTTCCAGTGAACCGCCGTTACCGTTGATTACCGCAAGCATGACCTTGGATTACCTGGGGGCGGTGCAGGTCGGCGAATGGATTGTCGTGCGGTTGGAGCATCACAAGCGTGGACGGCAGATGGCGTTTGCCACGGCGAGTGTGCAGGTGGGGGAGAAGGTGGTGGTGCGGGCGAGCGCGGTGTTTGCCGTGCCGCGTGCTGACTGACGATAGAGGTCTGAGGTGGGAGCTGGCTTGCCTGCGATGGTGGTGGGTCAGCTTAAGCATTTGGTACAGGTATATCGCCATCGCAGGCAAGCCAGCTCCCACATTTGATCTGGGTTTTTTCAGGAATATCGCGCAAAGAAAAGGCCTGGTTTTCGTGGAACCAGGCCCTTTCCATGTTGCTCGTTAGCGCGCCACAGTCAACTGCGTTCGAGGGCGAGGGCTACGCCTTGGCCGCCGCCGATGCACAGCGTGGCCAGGCCTTTCTTGGCGTCGCGCTTGATCATTTCGTGCAGCAGGGTCACCAGCACACGGCAGCCTGAAGCACCGATCGGGTGGCCGATGGCGATGGCGCCGCCGTTGACGTTGACCTTCTCGGCGTCCCATTCCAGTTCCTTACCCACCGCCAGGGCTTGTGCGGCAAAGGCTTCGTTGGCTTCGATCAGGTCCAGATCACCCAGGCTCCACCCGGCTTTGTCCAGGCAGCGGCGGGTGGCCGAGACCGGGCCGATGCCCATGATGGCGGGGTCGACGCCGGCATTGGCGTAGCTGGCGATGCGTGCCAGCACGGGCAGGCCCAGGGCCCTGGCTTTGTCGGCGCTCATCAACAGCACCGCCGCCGCGCCGTCATTGAGGCTCGAGGCGTTGCCAGCGGTCACGCTGCCGTCTTTCTTGAACGCAGGTTTGAGCTTGGCCAGGGATTCGGCGGTGGTGCCGGCGCGCGGCTGTTCATCCACGGCGAAGGCCACCGGGTCGCCTTTGCGCTGGGGAATCAGGATCGGCGTAATCTCGTCAACAAAACGGCCCGCTTCGATAGCGGCGACCGCTTTTTGCTGGGAGGCTGCGGCGAATGCATCCTGCGCTTCACGGCTGATGCCGTACTTGTCCACCAGGTTCTCGGCGGTGATCCCCATGTGGTAGTCGTTGAACGCATCCCACAGGCCGTCGGTGATCATGCTGTCGATCATCTTGGCGTGGCCCATGCGCAAACCGGTGCGCGCCGCGGGCACTACGTAGGGGGCCAGGCTCATGTTTTCCATGCCGCCGGCGATGATCACTTCGGCGTCGCCGCAGCGGATGGCCTGGGCACCGAGGTGCAGGGCCTTGAGGCCCGAGCCGCAGACCTTGTTCAAGGTCAGGCTCGGCACGGCGTGGGGCAGGCCGGCCAGGATCGAAGCCTGGCGCGCCGGGTTCTGGCCGCTGCCGGCGGTAAGGACCTGGCCGAGGATCACTTCATCCACTTCGGCCGGATCCAGCCCGGTCTGCTCCAGCAGGCGACGGATCACGGCGGCGCCCAGTTCCGGTGCCGGAATATTCGCCAGCGAACCCTGGAAGCTGCCCACGGCGGTGCGGGTGGCAGCGACAATCACGACGTCTTGCATGAATTGTGTCCTCACTCGAAGTGCATTTCTGGAACGTGGTCCGGGACGATCAGTTTACCGGCGGTCTTGCTCACAATTTCTTCAACGCTCACGCCTGGTGCGCGTTCCTTGAGGACAAAAGCGCCATTTTCGATTTCCAGGTAAGCCAGGTCCGTCAGCACACGCTTGATGCAGTTCGCACCGGTCAACGGCAGGCTGCATTGGCTGAGCAGCTTGGACTCACCGTCCTTGGACGCATGGGTCATGATCACGATGATGTTTTCCGCTCCCGCCACCAGGTCCATGGCGCCGCCCATGCCCTTGACCAGCTTGCCGGGGATCATCCACGAAGCGATGTTGCCGTGTACGTCCACTTCAAACGCGCCCAGCACCGTGAGGTCGACGTGGCCGCCGCGAATCATCGCGAAGGACTCGGCGGAGGAGAAGATCGAGGCGCCGATCCGTGCGGTGACGGTTTGCTTGCCGGCGTTGATCATGTCGGCATCGATGGTGTCTTCGGTCGGAAACGGGCCCATGCCGAGCAGGCCGTTTTCCGATTGCAGCATGACTTCCATGCCATCGGGAATGTAGTTGGCCACCAGGGTCGGAATGCCGATGCCGAGGTTGACGTAGAAACCGTCCTGCATTTCGCGGGCGACGCGTTGGGCCATTTGTTCGCGGGTAAGAGCCATTGTGCTGTTCCTCTTATTATGTGCGCTGGATTATTTGCGGACGGTGCGCTGTTCAATGCGCTTTTCGAACGTGCCGCAGATGATCCGGTCGACGTAGATGCCAGGGGTGTGGATCTGCGCCGGGTCCAGCTCGCCCGGTTCGACGATTTCCTCGACTTCAACCACGGTGATCTTGCCGGCGGTGGCGGCCAGTGGGTTGAAGTTCTGGGCGGTGTGGCGATAGATGACGTTGCCGAAGTGGTCGGCTTTCCAGCCTTTGACGATGGCAAAGTCGCCGGTGATGGACTCTTCCATCAAATAGGGGCGACCGTTGAACTCGCGGGTTTCCTTGCCTTCGGCCACCGGAGTGCCGACGCCGGTGGCGGTAAAGAACGCCGGGATGCCGGCGCCGCCTGCGCGCATTTTTTCGGCCAGGGTACCCTGGGGGGTCAGCACCACTTCGATCTCGCCGCTGAGCAATTGCTTCTCGAACAGGGCGTTTTCACCGACGTAGGATGCGATGACCTTGCGGATCTGCTTTTCTTCCAGCAGCACGCCCAGGCCGAAACCGTCGACACCGCAGTTATTGGAAACCACCGTCAGGTCGCGGGTGCCTTTGCGCTTGATCTCGTTGATCAGGTTTTCCGGAATGCCGCACAGGCCAAAACCGCCGGCGAGCACGGTCATGCCGTCTTCCAGGCCTGCCAGGGCTTCTTCATAGGACGCCACGCGTTTATCGAAACCTGCCATATGCACCTCTTTTATTGTTTGTCGGCCAGCAATGAAACGAGTGTTGCTCCGACGGATTGATTTGTTAAGTTGTTTTTTAAGGTTGATTGATTTAGAAAACAGCATAGTTGATCTGTCGCCCGGAGAAGCCTCATGACCGTCAAACAAATACGCGCCTTTCTCGCCGTGGCCCAGAGCCTGAGTTTTGCCGCCGCCTGCGAGCGCCTGCACCTTTCCCAGTCGGCGCTGAGCCTGACGATCAAAGGCCTGGAAGAGGGGCTGGGTGGGCGCCTGTTCAGCCGTAATACGCGAAACGTAGCGCTGACCCCTGAAGGAGAATCCCTGCTGCCCCTGGCACGCCGCCTGATTGCCGACTGGGACAACGCCGAAGACGAGCTGCGCCAGCGTTTCACCTTGCAACGTGGGCGTGTCACGGTCGCAGCGATGCCTTCATTTGCGGGCAATTTGTTGCCGCCGATCCTGAAGATATTCCGTGCACGTTTCCCTCAGGTGAATGTCACCGTGCACGACTTGATCAATGAGCAGGTGCTGGAGATGGTGCGCGATCGGCAGGTGGAGTTGGGCGTGGCGTTCGAGCCCTCTGAAGGTTCATCGCTGGCGTTTACCCCGCTGTACCTTGACCGGTTTATCGCGGTCGTGCCCGGTGACTCGCCCCTGGCGCACTGTGCCGAGGTCGATTGGAAAACCTTGCTGGAACAACCGTTCATCACCCTGCAGCGACCATCCACGGTGCGGGTCATGCTGGAGGAGCACTTGGGCGCCTTGCAGATGAAGCTGCCGGTGGCCCTGGAAAGCCATCAACTGGCAACGGTGGGCAAGATGGTTGCCTGCGGCCTTGGCGTCAGCGCCGTACCTGCATTGTGCGCGCGGCAAATGGAGGAGGCGGGTGCCCACTGCATTACCTTGAACGGCCCGGTGATCCAGCGGCCGATTGGCGTATTGACTAAACCAGGGTACGAACTGTCGGCGGCAGCGCAGGCGTTGTTTGATATCTTCCAGGATGAAGCGGCACAGGGCCGGTTTCCAACTTTTTAAGCTCGCCAAACAAGTGTGGGAGCTGGCTTGCCTGCGATAGCTATTTAACATTCAACACGGATGTTGATACTTAAACCGCTATCGCAAGCAAGCCAGCTCCCACATTTACTGTCGTGCGTTGCTTAGTAGTAGCGATCGATCACTTTAACTTGCGAGCTGTCCTTGAAAGATGCCCAGGCGTTGTTAAGTGTGTCGAAGACGTGTTCTATGAAGTTACGATCGGCAGCCGCCTTCTTGCCGACATAACCCTGGCCTCGGCGGTACATCTTCAGGCGCGCCGCCAGTTCACGGTTATTGCGGTCAAACTCGGCTTCTTCGGTGTGGGGCGCCAGGCAGTCAAGTTGGACTTCGCCCGATTTGCCAATCCACAGGATATGGTCGTCGAGTGTGTCTTTCTGCGCTGCGAACATCTCAGCCAATTCATCGATAGTGGGTTGGTTGTTCAGATTCATGTGTAAGCCCCTTGACCAGTTGGCGATCTATCAATTGATTCGTTAAAACTGCTTAGTTGTCTCCGGTTCCGAAAACCGGGCGTCAGCGACGGTCTGCCGAATACGGGCAGGGTCTTGAACCTGATGCATGTAGTCTTGCTGATGAACTGCTACGCAATGCTTTCATAACGAAGACAAGCAGCATTCGAGCTACTTGTACCGATCCTTTCAGAACGGTCAGCTTCATCAATCCGCCTTGTGGGCAGTGCACATCCGGAGAAAACAGCTCGGCGGTCAGACGAGCTCTTTCAAAAACGCTTGTTGCCAACGCTCCCGATCCGGGAGACGTCTAGATCATGCAAGGACGAAAACGTTACGTCAACAATTATGTAGTGATTATTTTTGGTCACTACATAATTTGCCTTGAGGACGGGAGCATGCGTAAAAACGTGACTTGGGCGTCATTTTTTGTGCGATGGGTCGCAGGATTTCGGCGGCCAATTCAGCACAAGACTCTGTGGGAGCTGGCTTGCCTGCGATAGCGGTGTGTCAGCCAAGCATTCGCCAACTGATTCAACGCTATCGCAGGCAAGCCAGCTCCCACATTGATTTGCGGTGTTCTTTTTATTTGAAACGAGCAGCGAGCAACGGTAACAAGCGTTCGCAGGACGCCTCTATCTTCACCTGCAACAACTCATCCCCGCGGGTCTTGCCCAGGTTGATGGCCATCACCGGCTTGCCTTGCTCGGCCATCGCCTTGCACAAACGAAACGCCGAATAGGCCATCAGCGACGACCCCACTACCAGCAAGCCCTGAGCATCTTCCACCGCCGCCATCGCCCGGGCCGCTGTCGCCGGGGCG
Coding sequences:
- a CDS encoding LysR family transcriptional regulator, which translates into the protein MTVKQIRAFLAVAQSLSFAAACERLHLSQSALSLTIKGLEEGLGGRLFSRNTRNVALTPEGESLLPLARRLIADWDNAEDELRQRFTLQRGRVTVAAMPSFAGNLLPPILKIFRARFPQVNVTVHDLINEQVLEMVRDRQVELGVAFEPSEGSSLAFTPLYLDRFIAVVPGDSPLAHCAEVDWKTLLEQPFITLQRPSTVRVMLEEHLGALQMKLPVALESHQLATVGKMVACGLGVSAVPALCARQMEEAGAHCITLNGPVIQRPIGVLTKPGYELSAAAQALFDIFQDEAAQGRFPTF
- a CDS encoding CoA transferase subunit B, with the translated sequence MALTREQMAQRVAREMQDGFYVNLGIGIPTLVANYIPDGMEVMLQSENGLLGMGPFPTEDTIDADMINAGKQTVTARIGASIFSSAESFAMIRGGHVDLTVLGAFEVDVHGNIASWMIPGKLVKGMGGAMDLVAGAENIIVIMTHASKDGESKLLSQCSLPLTGANCIKRVLTDLAYLEIENGAFVLKERAPGVSVEEIVSKTAGKLIVPDHVPEMHFE
- a CDS encoding acetyl-CoA C-acetyltransferase, which produces MQDVVIVAATRTAVGSFQGSLANIPAPELGAAVIRRLLEQTGLDPAEVDEVILGQVLTAGSGQNPARQASILAGLPHAVPSLTLNKVCGSGLKALHLGAQAIRCGDAEVIIAGGMENMSLAPYVVPAARTGLRMGHAKMIDSMITDGLWDAFNDYHMGITAENLVDKYGISREAQDAFAAASQQKAVAAIEAGRFVDEITPILIPQRKGDPVAFAVDEQPRAGTTAESLAKLKPAFKKDGSVTAGNASSLNDGAAAVLLMSADKARALGLPVLARIASYANAGVDPAIMGIGPVSATRRCLDKAGWSLGDLDLIEANEAFAAQALAVGKELEWDAEKVNVNGGAIAIGHPIGASGCRVLVTLLHEMIKRDAKKGLATLCIGGGQGVALALERS
- a CDS encoding DUF1615 domain-containing protein codes for the protein MYSSRLICCLAALLVLAGCSTSRNPQQPERSEAEVKAQIVRLLPAKVPDRNGWAQDIYTAFDTQKIYPSTENICAVLAVTEQESTFQVDPPVPNMGKIAQDEILRRAGKIHVPAFVVRSALQLRSPTGNTYADRLSAARTERDLSGIFDDFISMVPLGNTLFGGFNPVHTAGPMQVSIDFAQKQARGYPYTVDGSIRREVFTRRGGMYFGIAHLLGYPVNYDQPLYRFADFNAGWYASRNAAFQAAVSRASGADLALDGDLIRYGSLLPGTTELAVRSLGAKLDMRNPSIRSQLEQGEQPDFEETTLYKRVFALADKAAGKPMPRAILPGIVLKSPKITRNLTTAWFAKRVDERYQRCLKR
- a CDS encoding PaaI family thioesterase, with the translated sequence MIAHAVPEGFVSLPRSSPLLDLLGPAYCRGEGLQLEIALRADNRHANGRGTVHGGVLATLADVGMGYAMAFSSEPPLPLITASMTLDYLGAVQVGEWIVVRLEHHKRGRQMAFATASVQVGEKVVVRASAVFAVPRAD
- a CDS encoding DUF4349 domain-containing protein, translated to MRHLDGNLHPLRTGLLIVITGLALVGCSPKDNSRARVINGEQSRAGAQLAYEHELSLALPGALLAPRMQATREACETARFGACNILGITEDGSGGQIILRIAPTGVEPMVAMATEDGKLGQRVTTAEDLADAVADVRRRQERLLAQQQRLDELAKRKDITVSDLIALSKEQAGIENELQELVQAAAGQQRRLDTNRVTLNFRSSDGANQPSRFSRMFSNLGDNLVEGTADALERSSYVLPFVILSFPVVWLWVWLWRRFVKRRL
- a CDS encoding CoA transferase subunit A, whose product is MAGFDKRVASYEEALAGLEDGMTVLAGGFGLCGIPENLINEIKRKGTRDLTVVSNNCGVDGFGLGVLLEEKQIRKVIASYVGENALFEKQLLSGEIEVVLTPQGTLAEKMRAGGAGIPAFFTATGVGTPVAEGKETREFNGRPYLMEESITGDFAIVKGWKADHFGNVIYRHTAQNFNPLAATAGKITVVEVEEIVEPGELDPAQIHTPGIYVDRIICGTFEKRIEQRTVRK
- a CDS encoding RHS repeat-associated core domain-containing protein — translated: MDVKTVDVEGVFRDFRECLSTFDTWADSFWSFSALDVEQVLTVGDEVALVAPVNRSLYPSSTVASCQANGKLTLVHMFQSTRFVPIGNTPVMLQRVDPGGRPLGEPIHKTIGPSGILEIDECDRNQKYRISFYPNVSKDHVKTLYASYQAVIEGLEARLRKEWTGTFEAQWKDYTQASPLDQRRMMETAFLHGMGKALYSLWDNFTQLYDVLADLKANSEKWLQYISQAELDELLKLGKDAVAQGLLVLSDEPLLFIYVAAIASWIRMLPPQDMSEVMGEITGEVLINLLLVRVAGAMGVGVRLGAQVLGHIKSDRVRKWLQMLADQLVVPGLEPHLEAARPLLLESAATPIKTIPAVPLKAGDQLVSNPVPVVRNKSQRTVLVRQEPVDDVPAVARNPNGDAATSSDKTSTNGCPVSMVTGEELLTLTDGVLDGVLLFEWTRLYRTSAVEVDCGLGFGWSHSLSHRLRVSGDSVVWTDHENRSTTLPLPTVARPAITNSLAEAAIYLGLSPDELVLAQASRFYHFRDGVLFSISDAYDNRLRISRDFLGRIERVDNGVGRSLFLRYASGRIVAVDYQIERAVDDGPFVWVTEQNVVSYAYDDLGRLVSATNAVGESEVYRYDEQHVILERGLAGGASFYWEWERAGKAARCVRHWASFSQMDTRYVWDDNGSVMVFNADGSQEVYVHDDRARLVQRIDPDGAQHFKSYDDKGRLTVEQDPLGAITAYQYDEAGRLVALFPGDDEPTTYEHDNGFVRVVRRGEAVWKYERNDQGDVTRRTDPDGNSTDYSYNKYGQLVGVWHPDHSCHRLVWNARGQLLEEQLPNGGIKRYRYDDLGRQIAREDERGALTQYQWDAAGRLLKLTQPGGATREYSYNPYGKITSERDELGHVTRYEYADGLHLISRRINADGTQVNYRYDNARLLLTEIENESGETYRLQYHNNGLIQQEIGFDGQRSAYVYDLNGNLQEKTEHGDDGSQLITHYERDHAGRLVRKTLPDGNIIDYAYDRQGNLLSVDDGHWFLAYEYDPQNRLTAEHQGWGTLRYGYDACGQLQNLRLPDNNRLTFNHDKGGHLATVELNGKLLTSHLFKAGQEHQRQQGQLISRYHYDDQQRLHTHAVTQQSNYFYERHYDYDNSGNLTRLNDTRKGEHRYHYDPLNRLTRADHSQGELERFAHDPAGNLLMQDRPGPDIVAGNRLLIQGDRHYDYDAFGNLIRERRGKGHKLATEYRYDCQHRLIGITQPNGKTASYRYDPFGRRISKTVNGITTEFFWQGDKLVAEHHANRHRSYLYEPDSFRPLALLDGFGPKETKPYHYQLDHLGTPQELTATDGEIAWSAHYRAYGEITRLDINKIDNPLRFQGQYFDQESGLHYNRNRYYNPDIGRYLTPDPVRLAGGINAYQYVPNPTGWIDPLGWSTCPGADGCKPQSKQQSPTEKTKVDEKSPPAPAAQKKRQYLYRGDLREPDEIFEVGFESRGSSTDLYRHSVNNASPPSNFVPTSTSPVQALVFASNYGFEEGFLYTLKKIPGRDVNKELGVRSKHKNELEIAIPGRIDTKDILGASPVYEDGTYKGYTILNPNRKFP